The Rhodocytophaga rosea genome has a segment encoding these proteins:
- a CDS encoding ABC transporter permease: MLRNYLTIAYRNLLRHKVFSLLNISGLAIGMSACLLILQYVSVEMSFDDFHTKGDRIYRVRFDESHNGVVGHSSAGSSPGVGPAMKREFPEVEEIVRLCDMDHWNYIFTYKDLVLSQKNVFMADATFFNMFSYKLISGNPQTALTSPRHMVLSESTAKKYFRGENALGKQMMVYTNQGKGLYTISGVMEDMPANSHLDCKVLLSYSTLVTLDKGAQTSWNWNAFLTYVLLKPGVEKLNVENKFPGLIQTYKGEALAGTNVSWQLSLQALKDIHLFSNLKFEAKPNGNYTSVYLLAGIAVIILIIAWANYINMTTAKAMERAKEVGIRKVIGSHRNQLMLQFLTESFLLNAAALIIALSLVQVLQPLFGQLTGQKMFTLAYSYSFWTGLLLLLMVGSVLSGLYPAFILSSFRPITVLKGNIARTRQGIYLRKSLVIVQFTLSVLLISGTLAIYRQLQYMQQVDLGLNLDQVLVFKSQNVFPKDTDLVQSTRTLKELLQKHSSIQAVTTSSSIPGEAITWATNDFRRAGTAFTQANDFSVMSADHDFARTLDLQLLAGRFFSPTIATNQESVVINEAALQAFGFTSPQQALNEVIISDDFQFKHRIIGVVKNFHQQSLQNRHRPLIFTYQEVWFNNYYEVKLNAADLQETIAYIKTQFERVFPGNPFDYFFLDDFFNQQYQADRQFGKVFSLFSSLAIFVACLGLLGLASFATLQRTKEIGVRKVLGASVSNIVILLSREFIGLILVANLIAWPLAYWGISLWLENYAFHITPSVWLLLLPSVLVCAIALFTVSIQTIKAAQTNPVRSLRYE; encoded by the coding sequence ATGCTTCGTAATTACCTCACTATCGCCTACCGGAATTTGCTCCGGCATAAAGTATTTTCGCTGCTCAATATTTCCGGACTGGCTATTGGCATGTCGGCTTGTTTGCTCATTCTGCAATATGTGAGTGTTGAAATGAGTTTCGATGATTTTCATACAAAAGGAGATAGAATTTACCGGGTTCGTTTTGATGAAAGCCATAATGGCGTAGTTGGCCATAGCAGTGCAGGCAGTTCGCCCGGCGTAGGTCCGGCAATGAAACGGGAATTTCCGGAAGTGGAAGAAATAGTACGCCTGTGCGACATGGATCACTGGAATTACATTTTCACTTACAAAGACCTGGTACTCTCACAAAAGAATGTATTCATGGCAGATGCGACTTTCTTTAACATGTTTTCCTACAAACTGATTTCTGGTAATCCCCAAACGGCCTTAACTTCTCCCAGGCATATGGTACTTAGCGAGTCTACGGCTAAAAAATATTTCAGAGGCGAAAATGCGCTGGGCAAACAAATGATGGTATATACTAATCAGGGCAAGGGGCTTTATACAATCAGCGGTGTTATGGAAGATATGCCGGCCAATTCGCACCTGGACTGTAAAGTATTACTCTCCTACTCTACCCTGGTTACACTAGACAAAGGCGCCCAAACCAGCTGGAACTGGAATGCTTTTTTAACCTATGTATTGCTCAAACCCGGCGTAGAAAAGCTGAATGTTGAAAATAAGTTTCCTGGCCTGATACAAACTTATAAAGGCGAAGCATTAGCCGGAACCAACGTAAGCTGGCAATTATCTTTGCAAGCCCTGAAAGATATTCACCTGTTTTCTAACCTGAAATTTGAAGCGAAACCCAATGGAAATTATACGTCTGTGTATCTGCTTGCCGGAATTGCTGTGATCATCCTCATTATCGCCTGGGCCAATTACATTAATATGACCACAGCCAAAGCCATGGAAAGAGCCAAAGAAGTCGGTATCCGGAAAGTGATTGGTTCACACAGAAATCAACTCATGCTGCAATTTTTGACTGAGTCATTTTTGCTCAACGCAGCAGCGTTAATTATTGCTTTATCTCTGGTGCAAGTCTTGCAGCCTCTATTTGGCCAGCTGACCGGGCAAAAGATGTTCACCCTGGCATATTCTTATTCCTTCTGGACAGGTTTACTGCTGTTACTCATGGTGGGCAGTGTACTTTCAGGCCTGTATCCGGCTTTTATATTGTCTTCCTTCCGGCCAATTACGGTACTTAAAGGGAACATAGCCAGAACTCGGCAGGGGATTTATTTGCGAAAAAGCCTGGTTATTGTACAGTTTACCTTATCTGTATTACTCATATCTGGCACACTAGCGATTTACAGGCAATTGCAATATATGCAGCAGGTAGATCTGGGTCTGAACCTGGATCAGGTATTGGTGTTTAAAAGCCAGAATGTATTTCCGAAAGATACTGATCTGGTACAATCCACCAGAACACTCAAAGAATTATTGCAGAAACATTCATCCATACAAGCAGTTACTACCTCGAGCAGTATTCCTGGGGAAGCTATTACCTGGGCGACCAACGATTTCCGCCGGGCAGGAACAGCTTTTACACAGGCGAATGATTTCTCGGTGATGAGCGCCGATCATGATTTTGCCCGTACCTTGGATCTGCAATTACTGGCTGGACGGTTCTTTTCCCCTACTATTGCTACAAACCAGGAATCTGTTGTCATTAACGAAGCGGCCTTACAAGCATTTGGATTTACTTCTCCCCAGCAAGCACTAAATGAAGTGATTATTTCTGATGATTTCCAGTTTAAGCACCGCATTATTGGAGTCGTAAAAAACTTCCACCAGCAATCCCTGCAGAACCGGCACCGTCCCCTGATCTTTACTTATCAGGAAGTATGGTTTAATAATTATTATGAGGTAAAACTAAATGCTGCTGATCTGCAAGAAACCATTGCCTATATTAAAACTCAGTTTGAGAGGGTATTTCCAGGCAATCCTTTCGATTACTTTTTCCTCGACGATTTCTTCAACCAGCAATACCAGGCCGACAGGCAATTTGGAAAAGTGTTCAGCTTGTTTTCAAGTCTGGCGATTTTTGTGGCCTGCCTGGGTTTATTAGGCTTAGCTTCTTTTGCCACACTGCAACGGACCAAAGAAATCGGTGTACGCAAAGTATTAGGTGCTTCGGTTTCAAATATTGTAATCCTGCTTTCCAGAGAGTTTATCGGGCTGATTCTGGTCGCTAACCTGATTGCATGGCCTCTGGCTTATTGGGGAATTAGTCTTTGGCTGGAGAATTACGCTTTCCATATTACACCTAGTGTCTGGTTGCTGCTGCTGCCTAGTGTTCTGGTATGTGCCATTGCTTTGTTTACAGTAAGTATTCAAACTATAAAAGCCGCCCAAACCAATCCAGTGAGAAGCCTGCGCTATGAATAG
- a CDS encoding ABC transporter permease: MIHNYLIIAWRNIRKNKVFSFINMMGLAIGMAACLLILEYIIFETSYDQFHSKGGQIYRVITQPEESETYVATANAPLGPSLKAEFPEVANYTRFLYTGGVVTITQHQTGKLASYHEDKLAYVDSTFLDMFSYSLAANTGTGVLQQPNMAVLSQAFAKKYFGSVQATGKVITLYDQFGKHECTVTGVLSNIPQNSHLQFDALFSMATLSKTDQFWAKLDNWNWTSFYTYVQLANNAIPQQMANKFPALIQKYGGSEKSKLALQRMPGIHLYSDLQAEASTNGNIKLVYFLTTIAFFILLIAWINYINLSTARAIDRAKEVGIRKVSGSTQWQLIIQFMYEALFLNIIAIILSLTIVQLSQPLFNELTGKPLTILLLRTHFVWAAILLIFMAGAGVSGLYPAFILSSFRPAVVLKGRLTGSFKGAFLRKSLVTFQFAASVALIIGTFTVYSQLDYMRNKDLGMNISHLLVIKAPVIQGEELKFVENVEVYKNDMKQYPAVQAITASQTIPGIGYNWYSSGFRRQSDPENPANKYNVFYINNDFLETYQIQLLAGRNFSPARNTDGADKEVIINQTALKQLGFASNQDAINQYLYNGENKEGRIVGVVQDYHHESLKTNLEAIIIFPSNWANYFTLRINSSDTPAQTLAEVISKAKQKYDVLFPGNPFEYFFLDEFFNQKYQTDQQFGKVFSLFAALAILVACLGLFGLASFTISQRTKEIGIRKVLGASVSSILILLSKDFVRLVLLANVIAWPLAYMGMHWWLQNYPFRIGLSWWLFIIPALFILCIALLTISLQTIRTARSNPIQSLRYE; this comes from the coding sequence ATGATACACAACTACCTTATTATCGCCTGGAGAAATATACGCAAGAATAAAGTTTTTTCCTTTATCAATATGATGGGTCTGGCCATCGGTATGGCGGCCTGCCTTCTGATTCTGGAATACATCATATTTGAAACCAGCTATGACCAGTTCCATAGCAAAGGCGGCCAGATTTACCGGGTGATCACCCAGCCGGAAGAAAGCGAAACCTATGTAGCCACTGCCAATGCTCCCCTGGGACCTTCGCTCAAAGCAGAATTTCCGGAAGTGGCCAACTATACCCGTTTTTTGTATACTGGAGGCGTAGTAACCATCACACAGCATCAAACCGGAAAATTAGCTTCGTACCACGAGGATAAACTAGCGTATGTAGATTCAACTTTCCTGGACATGTTTTCTTATTCGCTTGCAGCAAATACAGGAACAGGTGTGCTGCAACAACCAAATATGGCCGTACTTTCTCAGGCTTTTGCAAAAAAATACTTTGGTTCTGTTCAAGCCACTGGTAAAGTAATTACGCTGTATGATCAGTTTGGCAAGCATGAATGTACAGTTACTGGCGTTCTATCCAACATCCCACAAAATTCACATTTGCAGTTTGATGCCTTGTTTTCGATGGCTACCCTGAGCAAAACTGACCAGTTCTGGGCAAAGCTGGATAACTGGAACTGGACGTCCTTTTACACCTATGTACAATTAGCCAATAATGCCATTCCCCAGCAAATGGCTAATAAATTTCCGGCACTCATTCAAAAATATGGCGGCTCCGAAAAAAGCAAACTTGCCTTACAACGCATGCCTGGTATACACCTCTACTCTGATCTGCAAGCGGAAGCTTCAACCAACGGAAACATAAAACTAGTCTATTTCCTTACGACCATCGCCTTTTTCATCTTACTCATCGCCTGGATCAATTATATCAATCTCTCTACGGCAAGAGCCATCGACCGGGCCAAAGAAGTAGGCATACGCAAGGTTTCCGGCTCTACACAATGGCAGCTCATAATCCAGTTTATGTATGAGGCTTTGTTTTTAAATATTATAGCCATTATTTTATCCCTCACCATCGTTCAATTATCTCAGCCGCTGTTTAATGAGCTAACAGGTAAGCCGCTTACTATTCTGCTGTTGCGTACTCATTTTGTTTGGGCTGCGATACTCCTTATTTTTATGGCAGGCGCAGGTGTATCAGGTTTATATCCGGCCTTTATATTATCTTCTTTCAGGCCGGCAGTTGTACTAAAAGGCCGGTTAACAGGAAGTTTCAAAGGTGCTTTTCTCCGGAAATCACTGGTTACTTTTCAATTTGCTGCTTCTGTAGCTCTAATCATTGGCACGTTTACGGTTTACAGCCAGCTGGATTATATGCGCAACAAAGACCTGGGCATGAATATTTCGCATCTATTGGTGATCAAAGCGCCAGTGATCCAGGGCGAAGAACTGAAATTTGTTGAGAATGTAGAGGTATATAAAAATGACATGAAGCAATATCCGGCTGTACAAGCCATCACAGCTTCTCAAACGATTCCGGGAATTGGATATAACTGGTATTCCAGTGGTTTCAGAAGGCAGAGTGATCCGGAAAATCCTGCCAATAAGTACAATGTGTTTTATATCAACAACGACTTTCTGGAAACGTACCAGATACAACTGTTGGCTGGCCGTAATTTTTCGCCTGCCAGAAATACAGATGGAGCGGATAAAGAAGTTATTATTAACCAGACGGCCTTAAAGCAATTAGGTTTTGCTTCGAATCAAGATGCCATTAACCAGTATTTGTATAATGGCGAAAATAAAGAAGGCCGGATTGTGGGCGTAGTACAGGATTATCACCACGAATCGCTGAAGACTAACCTGGAAGCCATTATTATTTTCCCCAGTAACTGGGCTAATTATTTTACCCTACGAATCAACAGTAGTGATACACCTGCTCAAACCCTTGCTGAGGTAATTTCCAAAGCCAAGCAAAAATATGACGTACTTTTTCCGGGCAATCCATTCGAATATTTCTTTTTAGATGAGTTTTTTAACCAGAAATACCAGACTGACCAGCAATTTGGTAAAGTATTCAGCTTGTTTGCCGCTTTGGCTATACTAGTAGCTTGTCTGGGTTTATTTGGATTAGCTTCGTTTACTATTTCGCAACGCACCAAAGAAATTGGGATTCGAAAGGTGTTAGGTGCTTCAGTTTCCAGCATTCTTATTCTGCTCTCCAAGGATTTCGTCCGGCTGGTTTTACTGGCTAATGTAATTGCCTGGCCTCTGGCATACATGGGAATGCACTGGTGGCTGCAAAATTATCCCTTCCGCATCGGATTAAGCTGGTGGTTATTTATCATACCAGCACTATTTATTCTATGCATTGCCCTGCTTACCATCAGCCTGCAAACCATCCGTACAGCCAGATCGAATCCTATTCAATCCCTTCGCTATGAATGA
- a CDS encoding gluconate 2-dehydrogenase subunit 3 family protein — protein MKRRDTLKAITLSSLGLAGLNPQVAVAENIPDTPVTIPGGRQKFEAERDEKLKKEKFFTAHELQTVTVLGDIIIPKDEKSGSASQAGVPAFIEFMMKDVPRNQTPMRGGIRWLDNQCKKRYNNPFVKCTQAQQIEIVDMIAYPEQAKPDMTQGVAFFSMMRGFVATGFYTSQMGIKDIGYMGNTPNQWQGVPEDVLKQYGLSYES, from the coding sequence ATGAAACGCAGAGATACTTTAAAGGCCATAACCCTGAGTTCACTCGGACTGGCTGGCCTGAACCCTCAGGTAGCTGTTGCCGAAAATATACCTGATACGCCGGTTACTATTCCCGGGGGCCGGCAGAAGTTTGAAGCTGAACGGGACGAAAAACTCAAGAAAGAGAAATTTTTCACCGCACATGAGTTGCAAACTGTAACCGTTTTGGGTGATATTATTATCCCTAAAGATGAAAAGTCTGGAAGTGCTTCACAAGCTGGCGTACCAGCTTTTATTGAGTTTATGATGAAAGATGTACCCCGCAATCAGACACCTATGCGGGGTGGTATCCGCTGGCTGGACAACCAGTGCAAAAAACGCTATAACAATCCATTTGTTAAGTGTACCCAAGCCCAGCAGATTGAAATCGTTGATATGATCGCGTATCCGGAACAAGCTAAACCTGACATGACCCAGGGCGTTGCTTTTTTCAGTATGATGCGTGGTTTTGTAGCTACTGGTTTTTATACCAGCCAAATGGGTATTAAAGACATCGGTTATATGGGCAATACACCTAACCAGTGGCAAGGGGTACCCGAAGATGTACTCAAGCAGTATGGCCTGAGCTATGAGAGTTAA